A window of the Enoplosus armatus isolate fEnoArm2 chromosome 5, fEnoArm2.hap1, whole genome shotgun sequence genome harbors these coding sequences:
- the LOC139285500 gene encoding uncharacterized protein, with protein sequence MPDPTCMWITDFLYDRKQHMKLGKQHRLPSRLRSFSSPLLPVHQQLHLQSPVRQAPEVGGRISGEDESAYRWEIDHLMTGCNSNNLEKWTLWSPSVSWAPSSARTSSGSRTSAPSSRKPNRGYEENSCEQYSDFCETHTLSAPLGSSVLLRCDFSPSSSNWVSWVHTPGLDLVHLTSEGRIKFLDHRYGRLKAFPNQGSEGNYSISIDDLKNSDLGCYRCKQDLDCLQVELVAETGAPSDDKMLLIYICVGGATFILLSVSVYCCVKYISCCDNRAQVNMNNPVGAGIEGVSAPPVETGRVQRAGEDNLVYENDDQDPANQQGDATRIHRSPPGVLPDVDRTQPTQSIYPNLNQSNFESLEIQQTKQRFHTELFSRLRQASLSRHYYVNRGEFSKQHAASTQAENHRRGGNNKKKAKDNCDYKNPIYNRSTDHLNQP encoded by the exons atgcctgaccccacctgcatgTGGATCACAGACTTCCTGtatgacaggaagcagcacatgaagctggggaaacagcaccggctcccctcaaggctgcgttctttctcctctcctcttctccctgtacaccaacagctgcacctccagtcaccagtccgtcaagctcctgaagttggCGGACGaatctctggtgaggatgagtctgcctacaggtgggagatcgACCATCTGATGACCgggtgcaacagcaacaacctggagaagtggacactgtggagtccttctgtttcctgggctccatcatcagccaggacctccagTGGGAGCCGgacatcagctccctcatcaagaaagcccaacagaggat ATGAGGAGAATTCTTGTGAGCAGTATTCAGATTTTTGTGAGACGCACACACTCAGCGCTCCACTTGGCTCCTCTGTGCTCCTCCGTTGCGACTTTTCACCAAGTAGCTCCAACTGGGTGTCATGGGTCCACACTCCTGGGTTGGACCTGGTCCACCTCACATCTGAGGGGCGCATTAAGTTCCTGGACCACAGATACGGCCGGCTGAAAGCCTTTCCAAACCAGGGCTCAGAGGGTAACTACTCCATCTCCATCGATGACCTTAAAAACTCTGACCTGGGGTGTTATCGCTGTAAGCAGGACCTTGACTGTCTTCAAGTGGAACTGGTTGCTGAAACAG GTGCACCGAGCGACGACAAGATGCTACTGATCTACATATGTGTTGGCGGAGCTACCTTCATCCTGCTGAGTGTCAGCGTCTACTGCTGCGTGAAATACATAT cctGCTGTGATAACAGAGCGCAGGTGAATATGAACAATCCTGTTGGTGCAGGTATTGAGG GCGTCAGTGCTCCACCTGTGGAAACAGGCAGAGTGCAGAGAG CAGGAGAAGACAATCTCGTTTATG AAAATGACGACCAAGACCCAGCCAACCAGCAGGGTGACGCCACCAGAATTCATCGCAGTCCACCAGGAGTTCTGCCTGATGTGGACAGGACTCAGCCCACTCAAAGTATCTATCCAAACTTGAACCAGTCTAACTTTGAGAGTTTGGAAATTCAGCAAACTAAGCAGAGATTTCATACAG AACTCTTCAGCCGATTACGGCAAGCAAGTCTCAGTCGGCATTATTACG TTAACCGAGGTGAATTCAGCAAGCAACACGCTGCATCCACTCAGGCGGAGAATCATCGCAGag gaGGTAACAATAAGAAGAAAGCCAAGGACA ATTGTGACTACAAAAACCCGATTTACAACAGGAGCACGGACCACCTCAACCAACCGTAG